A genomic segment from Propionibacteriaceae bacterium ZF39 encodes:
- the fmt gene encoding methionyl-tRNA formyltransferase — protein sequence MRLVFAGTPEVALPALDALAESDHELVAVVTRPDAAVGRSKKLIPTPVAQRAEELGIEVLRPGHPRDPEFVARLTELAPDCCPVVAYGAILPAHVLEIPTHGWVNLHFSLLPRWRGAAPVQRAIMAGDAETGACVFDIVPELDAGDVYAELRTPIEPTDTAGDLLDRLAQSGGALLARVMDDLEAGTAVGTPQPEDGVTIAPKLTVAEAEVDWSADDAEIDRRIRGCTPAPGAWTTFRGERFKIHAAHPVGGARLDPGAIATSKQWLQVGTGSRPLELDLVQPFGKKAMRAADWARGVTFEAGERFGA from the coding sequence GTGCGTCTCGTCTTTGCCGGAACCCCGGAAGTTGCTCTGCCCGCCCTCGATGCCCTGGCCGAATCCGACCACGAGCTGGTCGCGGTCGTCACCCGCCCGGATGCGGCAGTGGGGCGGAGCAAGAAGCTGATCCCCACCCCGGTGGCACAGCGGGCGGAGGAGCTGGGCATCGAGGTACTCCGGCCCGGCCACCCCAGGGATCCGGAGTTCGTCGCACGGCTGACCGAGCTCGCGCCCGATTGCTGCCCGGTGGTTGCCTATGGTGCGATCCTGCCCGCGCACGTGCTCGAGATTCCCACCCACGGCTGGGTGAATCTGCATTTCTCGCTGCTGCCGCGCTGGCGGGGGGCCGCGCCGGTCCAGCGGGCCATCATGGCGGGTGACGCCGAGACCGGTGCCTGCGTGTTCGACATCGTCCCCGAGCTCGACGCGGGGGATGTCTATGCCGAACTGCGTACCCCGATCGAACCGACCGACACCGCCGGCGACCTGCTCGATCGCCTCGCGCAGTCCGGCGGTGCGCTTCTGGCCCGGGTTATGGACGACCTCGAAGCCGGCACGGCTGTCGGGACTCCACAGCCCGAGGACGGAGTGACGATCGCCCCCAAGCTGACCGTCGCCGAGGCCGAGGTCGACTGGTCCGCCGACGACGCGGAGATCGATCGGCGCATCCGGGGTTGTACGCCGGCCCCGGGCGCCTGGACCACCTTCCGGGGCGAGCGCTTCAAGATCCACGCCGCCCATCCTGTCGGCGGCGCGCGCCTCGATCCGGGTGCGATCGCTACCTCCAAGCAGTGGCTCCAAGTCGGCACCGGTTCGCGCCCGCTCGAGCTGGACCTCGTGCAGCCGTTCGGCAAGAAGGCCATGCGCGCCGCCGATTGGGCCCGCGGCGTGACCTTCGAGGCCGGCGAACGGTTCGGAGCATGA
- a CDS encoding RsmB/NOP family class I SAM-dependent RNA methyltransferase has protein sequence MTPADGRPGRDNNRTNPGNPGKRGGPSAGSARRGSRPRGRNRRRPVDPARRAAFDALRAVTAHDAYANLAGPALFTERQLSTRDAAFATELLNGTARLMGTYDRIIEAAGGRKLSTLQAAIIDILRLSAHQLLSMRVPSHAAVAASVDLAGAAVGEHATGLVYAITRRIDAHDLAGWIENLSEGLDATDALALRTHHPRWIVDAYAEVLPAAEVEAALQANNEPPITTLAVRPGLTTVADLIDEGATAHPDLPTAATIAGSPRRLAAVREGRAGVQDPGSQRVALRLADTGAPEGPWLDLCAGPGGKAALLAGLAIEQGQRLYAAELQPHRAVLVAQALRAYAGPHAPVVVAADGTRPAWRPNHFARVMADVPCTGLGALRRRPEARWRKSEQALDSLVDLQRRLLTTAIESTTPGGVVAYVTCSPHRRETSEVVNTVLADRPDAERLGPDTQLWPHRDGTDAMFQALLRRR, from the coding sequence ATGACCCCGGCGGACGGCAGGCCTGGTCGCGACAACAACCGCACCAATCCCGGCAATCCGGGCAAGCGCGGGGGACCGTCGGCCGGATCAGCCCGGCGGGGCAGTCGACCCCGCGGCCGCAACCGTCGCCGCCCCGTCGACCCCGCACGCCGCGCCGCCTTCGACGCCCTGCGGGCCGTGACGGCACACGATGCGTACGCCAATCTGGCCGGTCCCGCACTCTTCACCGAACGGCAGCTCTCCACCCGCGATGCCGCCTTCGCAACCGAACTTCTCAACGGCACGGCCCGGCTGATGGGCACCTATGACCGCATCATCGAAGCCGCTGGCGGCCGCAAGCTCTCCACCCTGCAGGCCGCGATCATCGACATCCTCCGGCTCAGCGCCCACCAGTTGTTGTCGATGCGGGTACCCAGTCATGCCGCAGTCGCCGCCTCCGTCGATCTGGCGGGTGCCGCGGTGGGGGAGCACGCGACCGGTCTCGTCTACGCCATCACCCGTCGGATCGACGCCCACGATCTGGCCGGTTGGATCGAGAACCTGAGTGAGGGACTGGACGCCACCGACGCGCTCGCGCTGCGTACCCATCACCCCCGCTGGATCGTCGACGCCTACGCCGAGGTCCTGCCCGCCGCTGAGGTCGAGGCGGCGCTGCAGGCCAACAACGAACCACCGATCACCACCTTGGCCGTCCGCCCCGGGCTCACGACCGTCGCCGACCTGATCGACGAGGGCGCCACCGCCCACCCCGATTTGCCCACAGCCGCCACGATCGCCGGTTCCCCGAGACGGCTGGCGGCGGTCCGTGAAGGCCGGGCCGGCGTACAGGACCCAGGCTCCCAGCGCGTCGCGCTCCGGCTCGCCGATACCGGGGCCCCGGAGGGTCCATGGCTGGATCTCTGCGCCGGACCGGGTGGCAAGGCCGCGCTGCTGGCGGGGTTGGCGATCGAGCAGGGACAGCGCCTCTACGCCGCAGAGCTCCAGCCCCATCGCGCGGTGCTGGTGGCGCAGGCGCTCCGCGCGTACGCCGGCCCACACGCCCCGGTCGTCGTCGCCGCCGACGGCACCCGTCCGGCCTGGCGCCCAAACCACTTCGCGCGGGTCATGGCCGATGTGCCGTGCACGGGACTCGGTGCGCTCCGGCGCCGTCCCGAGGCTCGCTGGCGGAAGTCCGAGCAGGCCCTCGACAGCCTCGTCGACCTGCAGCGCCGTCTGCTGACGACCGCGATCGAGTCCACGACCCCGGGTGGGGTGGTGGCCTACGTGACCTGCTCGCCCCACCGGCGGGAGACATCCGAAGTCGTCAATACGGTGCTGGCCGATCGGCCGGATGCCGAGCGCCTCGGCCCGGACACCCAGCTCTGGCCGCATCGCGACGGAACCGATGCGATGTTCCAGGCGCTGCTGCGCCGCCGATGA
- a CDS encoding TRAP transporter large permease subunit: MEWWLTLLLFVGGLLVLLFARVPVAFALFGLTAVAATYYYGFAPAGRIMMLSAFSTLTSFTLAPIALFIVMGDIVFRSGVASRSLTGIRNLFPQRVPARTGLLTTVAGALFGMMSGSTIANTALLGKTFLPDMLKEGYKPQLAMGTVMAGGGLAMIIPPSTLAIVWGATAGVPVGPLLMAGILPGLVMMVGYAVITLIWGGYFKGAGPAAVVDPDAPAGPPLSQRLVIGLREAVPLAVIVFLVLGLIFLGVATPTESAALGVVGAIGLAIAYRKFSWQMMKESAIESAKMSAMIYFIMASSSAYSQVMSFSGATNGFIRFMTELPVAPWLLMVLIQILLLILGAFLEQVSIMLITLPLLMPVVHAMEWDPIWFGIIMLINLRIALVTPPFGMELFVMKGVAGDAVEMRQVYGGVAPFVLSDIIVMILIALIPGIALVIPRLMGG, translated from the coding sequence ATGGAATGGTGGCTCACGCTTCTCCTGTTCGTCGGGGGCCTGCTCGTCCTGCTCTTCGCCCGCGTACCCGTCGCCTTCGCGCTCTTCGGGCTGACCGCGGTCGCCGCGACCTACTACTACGGCTTCGCACCCGCCGGGCGGATCATGATGCTGTCCGCCTTCAGCACGCTGACGTCTTTCACGCTGGCGCCGATTGCCTTGTTCATCGTGATGGGCGACATCGTGTTCAGATCAGGGGTGGCATCCCGGTCGCTGACAGGCATCCGCAACCTGTTCCCGCAGCGGGTCCCTGCTCGTACCGGCCTCCTGACCACGGTCGCCGGCGCTCTGTTCGGCATGATGTCCGGTTCGACCATCGCCAACACTGCCCTCCTCGGCAAGACGTTCCTGCCCGACATGCTCAAGGAGGGCTACAAGCCCCAGCTGGCGATGGGCACCGTCATGGCCGGTGGCGGCCTCGCCATGATCATTCCGCCGAGCACCCTCGCGATCGTCTGGGGCGCTACGGCTGGCGTACCCGTCGGGCCGCTCCTCATGGCCGGCATCCTGCCGGGTCTGGTGATGATGGTCGGCTATGCCGTCATCACCCTTATCTGGGGTGGCTACTTCAAGGGGGCCGGTCCGGCCGCCGTCGTCGACCCCGATGCCCCCGCCGGGCCGCCCCTGAGCCAGCGACTGGTCATCGGCCTTCGCGAGGCCGTTCCGCTGGCCGTCATCGTCTTTCTCGTGCTGGGACTGATCTTCCTTGGCGTCGCTACCCCCACCGAATCGGCGGCCCTGGGTGTGGTCGGGGCGATCGGACTGGCAATCGCCTATCGCAAGTTCTCCTGGCAGATGATGAAGGAGAGCGCGATCGAGTCGGCGAAGATGTCGGCGATGATCTACTTCATCATGGCCAGTTCCTCGGCCTATAGCCAGGTGATGAGCTTCAGTGGAGCGACCAACGGCTTCATCCGGTTCATGACCGAGCTACCGGTGGCACCCTGGCTGCTCATGGTCCTGATTCAGATTTTGCTGCTGATCCTGGGCGCGTTCCTGGAGCAGGTGTCGATCATGCTCATCACGCTGCCGCTCCTCATGCCGGTCGTGCACGCGATGGAGTGGGACCCGATCTGGTTCGGCATCATCATGCTCATCAACCTCCGCATCGCGCTCGTGACTCCCCCGTTCGGCATGGAGCTGTTCGTCATGAAGGGCGTCGCCGGCGACGCGGTCGAGATGCGCCAGGTCTATGGCGGTGTCGCGCCGTTCGTCCTCTCCGACATCATCGTGATGATCCTGATCGCCCTCATCCCCGGGATCGCGCTGGTGATCCCTCGGCTGATGGGAGGGTGA
- a CDS encoding TRAP transporter small permease encodes MATEHAPNGPTQQRRVGPVQRITGAISTVSVWLAAICIVLMALLVTVTVVSRFFFANPMTALFEFSEYSILAITMLAAPLLVRTDDHIKMDLITEFMGKKHPLVRITDWFVAILVVIIAGTLVWFTSQTAWNDFVRGSVTSTYLAPPRWPLTALMAFGALGIFVEAVRRLIALPLHQRLAVADPEEPVAGR; translated from the coding sequence ATGGCAACTGAGCACGCTCCGAACGGCCCCACCCAGCAGCGTCGGGTGGGGCCGGTGCAGCGGATCACCGGCGCGATCTCGACCGTGAGCGTCTGGCTCGCCGCGATCTGCATCGTCCTCATGGCACTGCTGGTCACGGTGACCGTGGTGTCGCGCTTCTTCTTCGCCAACCCGATGACGGCCCTGTTCGAGTTCAGCGAATACAGCATCCTGGCGATCACGATGCTGGCCGCTCCCCTGCTCGTGCGGACCGATGATCACATCAAGATGGACCTCATCACGGAGTTCATGGGCAAGAAGCACCCGCTGGTCAGGATCACCGACTGGTTCGTTGCGATCCTCGTCGTGATCATCGCGGGCACGCTCGTCTGGTTCACCAGCCAGACCGCCTGGAACGACTTCGTTCGCGGTTCGGTGACCAGCACTTATCTGGCCCCGCCGCGCTGGCCGTTGACGGCACTGATGGCGTTCGGCGCTCTCGGCATCTTCGTCGAAGCCGTACGCCGGCTGATCGCCCTGCCGCTGCACCAGCGGCTCGCTGTCGCCGATCCCGAAGAACCCGTCGCTGGTCGCTGA
- the dctP gene encoding TRAP transporter substrate-binding protein DctP, translated as MRIRALVAGLVAIAMLLLSACSGAGAGSAGPDGRREVTISVVSAFDRDDPLMEGFWLFEKNLKESAPWVKLDYRGAGEVMASAQLGEGVSTGGIDMAATAAVFHSQNVPMTRAMALSPLSPAEEREKGAHKLYEDAHAKAGIHYLGRMADEVPYKLYFKDQVNPLDLKGKSIRTSPVYVGLLEALGAGPVAMPPGEVFGAMERGVVAGYGWPALGVVKNGWVDVTGYETSAEFYTMDTVVIMSDLKWQSLDEDTQKAISDAMIKTENEVGPMYADLVEKETKERADGGVKVIEMNEADTKKFVDTAYEAGWKQVLSRTPEAQEMRTIYGN; from the coding sequence ATGCGTATTCGTGCCCTGGTTGCCGGCCTGGTGGCCATCGCCATGCTGCTGCTCAGCGCCTGTTCGGGAGCGGGCGCAGGCAGTGCCGGCCCGGACGGGCGCCGCGAGGTGACCATCAGTGTGGTCTCGGCCTTCGATCGCGATGACCCCTTGATGGAGGGCTTCTGGCTCTTCGAGAAGAACCTCAAGGAATCCGCTCCCTGGGTGAAGCTCGACTATCGCGGCGCCGGCGAGGTCATGGCTTCGGCGCAGCTCGGCGAGGGGGTCTCCACGGGCGGCATCGACATGGCCGCGACCGCTGCCGTCTTCCACTCCCAGAACGTGCCGATGACTCGCGCGATGGCGCTGTCGCCGCTGTCCCCGGCCGAGGAGCGGGAGAAGGGGGCCCACAAGCTCTATGAGGACGCCCACGCCAAGGCTGGGATCCACTATCTCGGCCGCATGGCAGACGAGGTGCCCTACAAGCTCTATTTCAAGGACCAGGTGAACCCGCTCGATCTGAAGGGCAAGTCGATCCGCACCTCGCCGGTCTATGTGGGACTGCTCGAAGCTCTGGGCGCCGGCCCGGTGGCCATGCCGCCCGGTGAGGTCTTCGGCGCGATGGAGCGCGGCGTCGTGGCCGGGTATGGCTGGCCGGCGCTCGGCGTCGTCAAGAACGGCTGGGTCGATGTCACCGGCTATGAGACCTCCGCCGAGTTCTACACCATGGACACGGTGGTCATCATGAGCGACCTGAAGTGGCAGTCGCTCGATGAGGACACCCAGAAGGCCATCAGCGACGCGATGATCAAGACCGAGAACGAGGTCGGCCCCATGTATGCGGACCTGGTCGAGAAGGAGACCAAGGAGCGCGCCGACGGTGGCGTCAAGGTCATCGAGATGAACGAGGCCGACACCAAGAAGTTCGTCGACACCGCCTATGAGGCCGGCTGGAAGCAGGTTCTGTCCCGCACGCCGGAGGCCCAGGAGATGCGGACCATCTATGGCAACTGA
- a CDS encoding PaaX family transcriptional regulator C-terminal domain-containing protein: protein MTIEESTDRLDGTDALPRQQQLIVSLFGLYARQRGGVLAVADLIALLGDLGAEEPAVRSAVSRLKKRGLLNSARINGVATYAPSEQLIRLLQEGDTRIFTPRRAAAGDAWLLAAFTVPESQRNLRHVIRSLLTRRGFGSVTPGLWIAPEWLFDSTWNELERQGLTGYLHFFRAEPLGDAEIRDRVENAWNLPALQELYCDFIDRFDPLLSPWTGPGERPPDLEAYRAFVPLVTLWRRLPYLDPGLPLEYLPDPWPGQVAADLFRRLTEVLEEPAKRHAESRLSTTAAP, encoded by the coding sequence ATGACGATCGAGGAATCGACCGATCGGCTCGATGGCACCGACGCCCTCCCACGCCAACAGCAGCTGATCGTCAGCCTGTTCGGGCTGTATGCGCGCCAGCGGGGCGGCGTCCTGGCAGTGGCCGACCTGATTGCTCTGCTCGGGGATCTGGGGGCCGAGGAGCCCGCCGTACGCTCCGCAGTCTCCCGCCTGAAGAAGCGCGGGCTGCTCAACAGCGCCCGCATCAACGGAGTCGCGACCTATGCGCCCTCGGAGCAGCTGATCCGCCTCCTGCAGGAAGGCGACACGCGCATCTTCACCCCGCGCCGCGCGGCCGCCGGTGACGCCTGGCTCCTCGCGGCGTTCACGGTGCCCGAGTCGCAGCGCAACCTGCGCCACGTGATCCGCAGCCTGCTGACCAGACGCGGGTTCGGCTCCGTCACTCCCGGCCTCTGGATCGCGCCGGAGTGGCTGTTCGATTCCACCTGGAACGAACTCGAGCGCCAGGGCCTCACCGGCTATCTGCACTTCTTCCGCGCCGAACCGCTCGGCGACGCCGAGATCCGCGATCGCGTCGAGAACGCCTGGAACCTCCCCGCGCTCCAGGAGCTCTATTGCGACTTCATCGACCGGTTCGACCCCTTGCTGTCGCCCTGGACCGGGCCGGGGGAGCGCCCGCCCGACCTCGAGGCCTATCGTGCCTTCGTGCCCCTGGTCACGCTGTGGCGACGCCTGCCCTACCTGGATCCTGGCCTACCTCTGGAATATCTCCCGGACCCCTGGCCGGGCCAGGTCGCAGCCGATCTCTTCCGTCGACTCACCGAAGTCCTGGAGGAGCCCGCCAAGCGGCATGCCGAGTCCCGGCTCAGCACCACCGCCGCACCCTGA